A genomic segment from Anaerobaca lacustris encodes:
- a CDS encoding type II secretion system protein: MKRKGFTLVELLVVIAIIALLMGILMPALARVRQLAFRMVCGTNLAGIGKAMLIYANDYDDELPRAGGRLSQWDGPVIWNANNRYTAYGVSQSDGSGGKATITSCFFLLVKYAEVTPKSFVCKGDTGTNEWQLAQETTVTTGFEMIDAWDFGATPRDNCSYSYHLPFGQYALTTSSEPGLAVASERNPWLPSPAGAAGVFGDFMPDVRPFTGTTETALKGNAASHQGEGQNVLFLDAHVEFARRAFCSLEDDNIFTRSRNATTGDPLGTMPAYSTTFAPMNRKDSLLVHDPDAFTTSTRTGR; encoded by the coding sequence ATGAAAAGAAAAGGTTTCACCCTCGTCGAGTTGCTGGTCGTGATCGCGATCATCGCTCTGCTGATGGGCATTCTGATGCCGGCGCTGGCCCGCGTTCGGCAATTGGCATTCAGAATGGTCTGCGGCACCAACCTGGCGGGCATCGGCAAGGCCATGCTGATCTACGCCAACGACTATGATGATGAGCTGCCTCGCGCCGGCGGTCGGCTGTCCCAGTGGGACGGCCCGGTCATCTGGAACGCCAACAACCGCTACACGGCCTATGGCGTCAGCCAGAGCGACGGCAGCGGCGGCAAGGCCACCATCACGTCGTGCTTCTTCCTGCTGGTCAAGTACGCTGAAGTGACCCCGAAGTCGTTCGTCTGTAAGGGCGACACCGGGACCAACGAGTGGCAACTGGCCCAGGAAACGACCGTCACCACCGGGTTCGAGATGATCGACGCCTGGGACTTCGGCGCCACGCCGCGCGACAACTGCAGCTACTCGTACCATCTGCCGTTCGGGCAGTACGCCCTGACAACGTCGAGCGAGCCCGGCCTGGCGGTTGCCTCCGAGAGGAACCCCTGGCTGCCGAGCCCGGCCGGCGCAGCCGGCGTCTTCGGCGACTTCATGCCGGACGTCCGTCCGTTCACCGGAACGACCGAAACGGCCCTCAAGGGCAATGCGGCCTCGCACCAGGGCGAAGGCCAGAACGTGCTGTTCCTCGACGCCCACGTCGAGTTCGCCAGGCGCGCCTTCTGCTCGCTCGAAGATGACAACATCTTCACGCGTTCGCGGAATGCCACCACGGGGGATCCGCTGGGTACAATGCCGGCGTATTCGACCACCTTCGCGCCGATGAACCGCAAGGACAGCCTGCTGGTCCACGACCCGGATGCGTTCACCACGTCGACGCGTACGGGGCGCTAA